A single window of uncultured Methanospirillum sp. DNA harbors:
- a CDS encoding helix-turn-helix domain-containing protein, translated as MKNEDEPGYTILRNKRDVSRFQILVEIAEHQPAVRQQEIAGMLGVTPQAISEYIRDLVDEGMIKAPGRGRYEVTREGIEWILQNAEMLETYARHVRHDIIHQVSVWTAIAAEDLRKGDRVGVYMKGGILYASRTLTTANGEIAIDTPKGEETGVAKLDGIINHKESTVQVCKVPRVERGGSRNVKLDHLAEVIGAVSVVACVGLEAWVSLKKIGRVPDLYFGSREGAIEAALHGIPCGIVIVDEFFTEFLKQLEQAELSYEIHDLVAT; from the coding sequence TTGAAGAATGAGGACGAGCCGGGATATACAATCCTGCGAAATAAACGGGATGTCTCCCGGTTTCAGATTCTTGTTGAAATAGCCGAGCACCAACCTGCAGTACGGCAGCAGGAGATCGCAGGTATGCTTGGGGTGACGCCTCAAGCGATATCTGAATACATCCGCGATCTTGTGGATGAGGGTATGATCAAAGCCCCTGGCAGGGGGAGGTATGAGGTCACCCGTGAGGGAATCGAGTGGATCCTTCAGAATGCCGAGATGCTTGAGACCTATGCCAGGCATGTCAGGCATGATATCATCCATCAGGTTTCGGTCTGGACTGCCATTGCAGCAGAAGATCTGAGGAAAGGTGACCGGGTCGGTGTATACATGAAGGGGGGTATTCTGTATGCCTCACGGACTCTTACTACCGCAAACGGAGAGATCGCGATTGATACTCCGAAGGGTGAGGAGACCGGAGTTGCCAAACTTGATGGGATCATCAATCACAAGGAGTCAACAGTTCAGGTCTGCAAGGTTCCAAGGGTTGAGAGGGGTGGTTCGCGAAATGTAAAACTCGATCACCTTGCCGAAGTCATTGGCGCAGTGTCTGTTGTTGCCTGTGTGGGACTTGAGGCCTGGGTCTCACTGAAAAAGATCGGACGTGTTCCCGATCTCTATTTTGGTTCCCGGGAAGGTGCCATAGAAGCAGCCCTTCATGGAATTCCCTGTGGTATCGTGATTGTTGATGAGTTCTTCACCGAGTTTCTGAAGCAGCTTGAGCAGGCAGAGCTCAGTTATGAGATTCATGATCTGGTTGCGACATGA
- a CDS encoding PEGA domain-containing protein: MIQKTNGIALFLIGCILLVGAASATTIELSGVSISGAGQSASIPITLDAVSSGLAGYKLNAALSTSGVAKITAITMPDWASMKNVDGTLPGESVNLTAVDLSDTIKSGSTNVPVATLTVEGVAAGSTNLVLTVSELTDDSGNAIQFTMAQAGIVVGGSESTATPSPTPTITSTATVTATPTPTETSTSSPTATPTVTVTPTITATVTATPTPTQTIAQLATPTPVPPVIANFTADVTSGPSPMTVKFTDLSEGYPTTFFWNFGDNSSDATSVVENPQHTYRIPGIYSVSFNASNSMYSNETSRANYIVAANMRTPQRGDKTYMTIYSVPDGAECYLNNVYQGITPVNVTNLTPRTYQLRLHKEGYYDIVDPVIANNGVLPTFVSGYEMVPHYAEIGKLVADPVQTGAAYIVTYPELVTAYIDDKKVGKTDVMVLNLAVGTHNLTLVKDGFANWTDTLDVRNGLAVIQSYFYEQPYFPPTNKTIDYVDMSA, translated from the coding sequence ATGATTCAGAAAACAAATGGAATTGCACTATTCCTCATTGGATGCATCCTCCTTGTCGGAGCAGCATCAGCAACAACTATTGAACTGTCAGGAGTAAGTATCAGCGGGGCGGGGCAAAGTGCCAGCATCCCGATAACTCTTGATGCTGTCTCTTCAGGGCTTGCAGGATACAAACTCAATGCAGCTCTCTCAACATCAGGTGTTGCAAAGATCACTGCTATCACTATGCCTGACTGGGCCTCCATGAAAAACGTGGATGGAACTCTCCCTGGAGAGTCTGTTAATCTGACTGCTGTGGATCTTTCAGATACCATCAAGTCAGGTTCAACAAATGTTCCGGTTGCAACCCTTACAGTAGAAGGAGTAGCAGCTGGTTCAACCAATCTCGTGCTGACAGTATCAGAACTAACTGATGACAGTGGAAATGCGATTCAGTTCACCATGGCACAGGCAGGGATTGTTGTTGGAGGATCTGAATCAACAGCAACTCCTAGTCCTACACCAACAATAACTTCCACAGCCACAGTTACAGCAACCCCAACTCCGACAGAAACCTCAACCAGTTCACCAACGGCTACTCCCACAGTGACTGTAACCCCAACAATCACAGCCACAGTTACAGCAACCCCGACTCCAACTCAGACGATTGCACAACTGGCAACACCAACACCAGTTCCGCCAGTTATTGCCAATTTCACAGCAGATGTTACCAGCGGGCCATCACCGATGACTGTCAAATTCACAGATCTATCAGAGGGGTACCCGACAACATTCTTCTGGAACTTTGGTGATAACTCATCAGATGCAACGTCGGTTGTAGAGAATCCACAGCATACCTATCGCATTCCAGGAATCTACTCGGTCTCATTCAATGCTTCAAACAGCATGTACAGCAATGAGACATCACGGGCAAACTACATTGTAGCCGCCAATATGAGGACGCCCCAGCGGGGAGACAAAACATATATGACCATCTATTCTGTTCCTGATGGGGCAGAATGTTACCTGAATAATGTATACCAGGGAATCACCCCGGTAAATGTTACCAACCTCACGCCCCGGACCTACCAACTCAGGCTCCACAAAGAGGGATACTATGACATAGTAGATCCGGTAATTGCAAACAATGGTGTCCTGCCTACCTTTGTGTCCGGGTACGAGATGGTGCCCCATTACGCAGAGATCGGAAAACTGGTTGCAGATCCAGTGCAAACCGGTGCTGCCTACATCGTGACCTACCCTGAACTGGTAACCGCATATATCGATGACAAGAAGGTGGGAAAGACCGATGTGATGGTTCTTAACCTTGCTGTGGGAACCCACAACCTGACGCTGGTCAAGGACGGGTTTGCAAACTGGACTGACACCCTTGATGTCAGAAATGGGCTTGCAGTAATCCAGAGTTACTTCTATGAGCAGCCTTACTTCCCGCCAACCAACAAGACGATCGATTATGTGGACATGAGTGCCTGA
- the hypF gene encoding carbamoyltransferase HypF — protein MERQGRIIIRGVVQGVGFRPFVYAKAHELGIVGTVQNAGSEVRINAYGDKFEKFLELVAAGTPHSIIDSVETLPLTDPQPDTFSIITSAEGSLSGLIPPDIATCDDCIADIFEKSGRYEDYFATSCVNCGPRYSIIRSLPYDRERTAMDEFPSCNDCLTEYTDPLCRRHHAQTIACDSCGPRLTLLTSKGEILPVSDPIHKTAVLLDQGEIIAIRGIGGFHIACTGDAANKLKQILGRPEQPLAIMAPLKEIRDLADLSEEEEKILKSPAAPIMVLDKKDPAAIPHVSNLHTIGCMLPYTGLHHLLFAALKAPFLIMTSANVPGYPMITDLEQAVARLSGTVSYIFTHNREIVNRCDDSVIRKEHIIRLSRGLAPRRIAHNLGNEAILGVGPELNANVTIYRDGFTITSPHVGNVRNPATFAYLKETIERLSGLLKPDIKVIAHDLHPQFLSTRLAKEMAEETGATVIPVQHHMAHIAAACQEPCVGIAIDGVGYGTDGTIWGGEIFTGEVPDLHRAAHLMPVLMPGGDLATKFPERMLFGILPDEDTERILLSRGWSDSDIRVLSQQVTRKFNTVQTTSTGRVLDAAAALLGICRQKTYDGEPAMRLESAAWGIKPELWPLSFSKDGNCRVLDTAFLLRIARDEYLRSKGDFGVIRTIASSFQFNLARGIALLATDAADEGGFTKVALSGGVSYNEAIRRTIADEVHSRGMELVINTDYPLGDGCISYGQCVWAGMSIR, from the coding sequence ATGGAAAGACAGGGCCGAATAATTATCAGGGGTGTCGTGCAGGGTGTGGGGTTCCGCCCTTTTGTCTATGCAAAAGCACATGAACTCGGAATAGTTGGTACGGTCCAGAACGCCGGGTCAGAAGTCCGTATTAACGCCTATGGAGATAAGTTCGAGAAATTTCTTGAACTTGTTGCAGCCGGAACACCCCATTCAATAATAGACTCAGTCGAGACTCTTCCCCTCACTGATCCACAACCAGACACATTCTCTATCATCACCAGTGCAGAGGGATCTCTCAGCGGACTGATCCCTCCTGATATTGCAACCTGTGACGACTGTATCGCTGACATATTTGAAAAGTCTGGAAGATATGAAGATTATTTTGCAACCTCATGCGTGAACTGCGGACCACGGTACTCGATCATCAGGTCGCTCCCCTACGACCGCGAACGAACAGCAATGGATGAATTCCCTTCATGCAATGACTGCCTGACTGAATACACAGATCCACTCTGTCGCCGGCACCATGCCCAGACTATAGCCTGTGACTCCTGCGGGCCACGATTGACCCTCCTCACCAGTAAGGGAGAAATTCTACCGGTATCCGATCCCATACACAAGACAGCCGTACTCCTTGACCAGGGAGAGATCATAGCCATCAGGGGCATCGGTGGGTTTCACATCGCCTGCACCGGAGATGCTGCCAATAAACTCAAACAAATACTTGGCAGACCTGAACAGCCGCTTGCCATCATGGCTCCGTTGAAGGAAATCCGTGATCTCGCTGATCTCTCAGAGGAGGAAGAGAAGATCCTGAAGAGCCCGGCTGCGCCGATCATGGTCCTTGACAAAAAGGACCCGGCAGCCATTCCCCATGTGAGCAACCTACACACCATCGGCTGTATGCTCCCCTATACCGGGCTTCATCATCTGCTCTTTGCAGCCCTTAAGGCCCCGTTCCTGATCATGACGAGTGCAAATGTCCCCGGATATCCGATGATAACAGATCTGGAGCAGGCAGTTGCCAGGTTATCAGGGACAGTCAGTTATATCTTCACCCATAACCGTGAGATCGTAAACCGCTGTGATGACTCGGTGATCAGAAAAGAGCATATCATCAGGCTATCCCGGGGACTGGCCCCGAGGAGGATAGCACACAACCTTGGTAACGAAGCGATCCTGGGAGTCGGACCAGAGCTCAATGCAAATGTCACCATCTATCGGGACGGATTCACAATAACCTCGCCACACGTTGGGAATGTAAGAAATCCTGCCACCTTTGCATACCTCAAGGAGACGATTGAAAGACTTTCCGGCCTCTTAAAGCCAGATATCAAAGTAATAGCCCATGATCTCCATCCCCAGTTTCTCTCAACCCGTCTGGCGAAAGAGATGGCAGAAGAAACAGGAGCCACAGTAATTCCTGTGCAACACCACATGGCCCATATCGCAGCTGCCTGCCAGGAACCTTGTGTCGGGATTGCCATCGACGGAGTCGGGTACGGGACTGACGGGACGATATGGGGCGGAGAGATCTTTACCGGTGAGGTTCCCGACCTCCATCGGGCTGCCCATCTGATGCCGGTTTTGATGCCAGGAGGAGATCTTGCTACAAAGTTCCCCGAACGGATGCTCTTCGGGATTCTCCCAGATGAGGATACTGAGAGGATTCTACTATCAAGAGGGTGGAGTGATTCCGATATCAGGGTACTCAGTCAGCAGGTGACCAGGAAGTTTAACACGGTTCAGACGACAAGTACAGGCAGAGTTCTTGATGCGGCTGCAGCTCTTCTGGGGATCTGCAGACAGAAAACCTATGATGGAGAGCCGGCAATGAGACTCGAATCTGCAGCATGGGGAATAAAGCCTGAGCTTTGGCCACTCTCTTTTAGCAAGGATGGAAATTGCAGAGTACTTGATACTGCCTTCCTTCTCCGGATTGCCAGGGATGAATACCTAAGGTCAAAAGGAGATTTCGGAGTAATACGAACGATCGCTTCCTCATTCCAGTTCAACCTTGCACGTGGAATTGCACTCCTCGCTACTGACGCCGCTGATGAGGGTGGTTTTACTAAAGTTGCACTTTCAGGAGGTGTTTCATATAACGAAGCAATCAGAAGAACGATTGCAGATGAGGTTCATTCACGGGGGATGGAACTTGTGATCAACACAGACTACCCGCTTGGTGACGGATGCATCTCATATGGACAGTGTGTCTGGGCCGGGATGAGCATAAGGTAA
- a CDS encoding ArsR family transcriptional regulator, whose protein sequence is MTGHIRIVNDPVELVPLFVIFNNTVYKKILDMLNKNWMTRSEISDVVGEDGVRECLLILKKGSLLEEKWRMPEPGKKPEKEYRVTYSKFRANFQCNFSDLADLLSIAFSDESEVGVKGDSLEGELSKGNSSINDIARRFNVTPTYIKGVAKRVPHLDVKGQGLVILEE, encoded by the coding sequence TTGACGGGTCATATCAGAATAGTCAATGATCCCGTAGAACTGGTCCCGCTTTTTGTCATCTTCAACAATACTGTCTATAAGAAGATTCTTGACATGCTTAACAAGAACTGGATGACCAGGAGCGAGATCAGCGATGTGGTGGGGGAAGATGGAGTCAGGGAGTGTCTGCTTATCCTCAAGAAAGGCAGTCTCCTTGAAGAGAAATGGCGCATGCCAGAACCAGGAAAAAAACCGGAGAAAGAGTATCGGGTTACCTATAGTAAATTCAGGGCCAACTTTCAGTGTAATTTCTCCGATCTTGCAGACCTGCTCTCGATTGCATTCTCTGATGAATCTGAAGTAGGAGTCAAAGGTGACAGTCTTGAAGGTGAGTTATCGAAGGGTAATTCCTCGATCAACGATATTGCCCGAAGATTTAATGTAACTCCGACATACATTAAAGGGGTGGCAAAACGGGTTCCACACCTCGATGTGAAGGGTCAGGGACTGGTAATACTTGAAGAATGA
- a CDS encoding PKD domain-containing protein, producing the protein MGALRATENWYGGMDEMIRIQQSALLAALLVLLVCWMPVTGSVAAGGNVSMEELSSQPVQFIKNVGQSPDIIQYQAKSQDFSFDFTKDGMLVSGVGGVDTGANESEMQPMVVTLEGARKEINIEAANQLPGYANFLMGQNESDYKQHVPWYGEIMYADILPGINLSYTGMGGVLKREYQVSPGADPVSIKLVYSGAENITLTADGSLLVKTKFGNLTEAAPVSYQVINGNRSEVSSNYTILDNNRVGFKLETYDTAYPLIIDPYLQYSTYLGGALEDYGMDIAIDSSGDAYVTGYTSSCNFPVVNPININSPISYNGSFCHNSRDVFVTKLTTNSDGNASIAFSTFLGGSSSDFGRGIAVDSSNNIYVTGDTYSSDFPVLLPIQNGGRLHGSNDAYVTKLRADGTNFWYSSFLGGNFADQANDIVVDSLGAAYITGSTVGNSPLKKTEENFPVTSGAYQEAPNTNAVMGDAFASKLSPTGNSLEYSTYISGSNTESGNGIAVDGQGLVYVIGTTSSNNLIPSTATGYQKTLKGTQDAFLMKFNFAASSPLVYGTYLGGATGYDYGEAVAVDSDFSAYVTGATASTDFPVTTYAKQKKKGWVYDYFEKDAYVTKFSTDGASLLYSTYLGGSSDDWGYGIAVDSSRRAYVTGYTKSESFPKYDSIKTITYSGDQDGFLTCVNAAGSDWVYSTVFGGSSSELSHAVAVSTDGNTAYITGWTDSPSIQDLVSGSSCTNDCFPVLNWINQTTYPDDSSRYNGSRIDRGILDTYNSNTFDAFVMKFGKSSLLASFTPNLTCGPAPLSVRFTDTSAASANVVQRIWNFGDGYTNTTGSTAVDVYHQYNTTGTYQATLTLYSYTGSSMSSPSSITVCNPYISANFTLPAFNNSQTPIDVPWKTGVSFTPNVTNYTPASYQWNFGDGTVNSTDKNPTHQFASVGTYTVTMTPLTGTCCNYTSAQRAVRVMAPPYASFVNDTATPRLELCPTQSVSFIDTSTGSSLNSSATAWEWDFGDNSAKVTTQNVSHAYNIGGNFTVTLKASNIAGSSTATKTNYVSVYGDAVAGFEAAPVTGVAPLTVSFTDKSTGVPSYWNWVFEDGNASAVSTLKNPNYTYWSPGVYSVNLTVGNKCGGSSFARLQDYITVNGNISPTLLFNGTAPALYTKYNGTVPLTAFLQGGTSTSNLIDQAWWDFGDGNQTTQTRDSAWPTDNTWVNQTHLYSVIGDFTPVLKVANNTWAGNSSTGMMYNKSIGVYGPMSVSFTATPATGVVTQPIQFNDTSTGSPTEWHWLFGDGSETNVSGTPTHSFTTPGSYPVLLEIWNKYGKYGGWTNRTVQISAASTSGEVVFNPSVVNMTTGSNNWRKVQVSLSRADYGLSSFKIKLDLNSTNATNFGLVVDRPWWIDADKWSVTATPEGKAQYLTLAGLDTTGRIGYGSQNVSLGNITLYGSASGFAVMNLNTSVSTAQFGSSFMGLSSPGAPIRVSYVGALTGYTNPPNDLKPDSTHDGLIDDFDGNGVVNSNDITVFFQQWSKDYLNSYPVAPFDYNYNGVVDGNDIQKFFDAYSHW; encoded by the coding sequence GTGGGGGCTCTGCGTGCAACAGAAAACTGGTATGGGGGTATGGATGAGATGATACGGATACAACAGAGTGCATTACTAGCTGCGCTCCTGGTGTTACTGGTCTGCTGGATGCCGGTAACCGGGAGTGTGGCGGCTGGGGGAAATGTTTCCATGGAGGAACTCTCCTCACAGCCCGTTCAGTTTATAAAAAATGTCGGGCAGTCACCTGATATCATACAATATCAGGCAAAGTCACAGGACTTTTCTTTTGATTTCACAAAAGATGGCATGCTCGTCTCCGGTGTCGGTGGTGTGGATACGGGTGCCAATGAGAGTGAGATGCAGCCAATGGTTGTTACTCTGGAAGGAGCCCGTAAGGAGATTAATATTGAGGCCGCGAATCAGCTCCCAGGGTATGCAAATTTCCTGATGGGGCAGAATGAGTCGGATTACAAGCAGCATGTCCCCTGGTATGGTGAGATCATGTATGCAGATATTCTCCCCGGCATCAACCTGTCGTACACTGGAATGGGTGGAGTCCTGAAGCGTGAATATCAGGTTAGTCCTGGTGCGGATCCTGTCTCGATTAAACTCGTGTACTCTGGTGCAGAGAATATCACACTCACTGCTGACGGATCCCTCCTTGTCAAAACTAAGTTTGGAAACCTGACCGAGGCTGCACCGGTGAGTTATCAGGTTATCAACGGAAATAGGTCAGAAGTCAGTTCAAACTACACCATTCTCGATAACAACCGGGTGGGATTCAAACTGGAGACCTATGATACCGCATACCCCCTGATCATTGATCCATATCTTCAGTACTCAACCTATCTCGGTGGGGCTCTGGAAGATTATGGAATGGACATCGCAATAGACAGCTCCGGTGATGCATATGTAACAGGGTACACCTCATCCTGTAACTTCCCTGTTGTCAATCCTATCAACATCAACTCTCCTATCAGTTACAACGGATCATTCTGTCATAACAGTCGTGATGTCTTTGTCACCAAACTTACCACGAATTCAGATGGTAATGCATCGATTGCCTTTTCGACGTTCCTTGGAGGAAGCTCATCAGACTTCGGCCGGGGCATTGCAGTGGACAGTTCCAATAATATATACGTTACCGGTGACACGTATTCCTCTGACTTCCCTGTTCTTCTTCCGATTCAGAATGGTGGACGTCTGCATGGATCAAATGATGCATATGTGACTAAACTGCGGGCAGACGGGACGAACTTCTGGTATTCATCCTTCCTTGGAGGCAATTTTGCCGATCAGGCAAATGATATTGTCGTCGACAGTCTGGGTGCAGCATATATCACCGGTTCGACCGTTGGGAACAGTCCACTGAAAAAGACTGAAGAGAACTTTCCAGTCACATCCGGAGCCTATCAGGAGGCACCGAATACCAACGCGGTCATGGGTGATGCTTTTGCCTCCAAACTCAGTCCAACCGGTAACAGCCTTGAATATTCAACATATATCAGCGGTAGCAATACTGAATCAGGCAATGGAATTGCTGTGGATGGCCAGGGCCTGGTCTATGTTATAGGAACAACGTCATCGAACAACCTGATCCCTTCAACCGCAACAGGTTACCAGAAGACTTTGAAGGGAACCCAGGATGCATTCCTTATGAAATTCAACTTTGCAGCCTCCTCCCCGCTGGTATATGGCACCTACCTCGGTGGTGCCACCGGGTATGACTATGGAGAGGCGGTTGCAGTTGATTCAGACTTCAGTGCATATGTGACCGGAGCCACGGCATCTACCGATTTCCCTGTCACAACGTATGCAAAACAGAAGAAAAAAGGCTGGGTGTATGACTATTTTGAGAAGGATGCGTATGTCACAAAATTCTCGACTGACGGGGCAAGCCTTCTCTATTCAACCTATCTCGGTGGCAGCTCAGATGACTGGGGGTATGGCATCGCAGTAGATAGCAGCCGGCGTGCGTACGTTACCGGATATACCAAGTCAGAGAGTTTTCCTAAGTATGACTCAATAAAGACAATCACGTACAGCGGTGATCAGGATGGGTTCCTGACCTGTGTGAATGCAGCCGGAAGCGACTGGGTTTATTCAACCGTCTTTGGTGGAAGCAGTAGCGAATTGTCCCATGCAGTCGCAGTATCAACAGATGGGAACACGGCATATATCACCGGATGGACAGATTCACCATCGATCCAGGATCTTGTCAGCGGGAGTAGTTGTACTAATGACTGTTTCCCTGTTCTGAACTGGATCAATCAGACCACGTATCCTGATGATTCAAGTAGATACAATGGAAGCAGGATTGATCGGGGTATTCTTGATACATATAATTCCAACACCTTTGATGCATTTGTAATGAAGTTTGGCAAGAGCAGCCTTCTGGCTTCCTTTACTCCGAACCTCACCTGCGGGCCTGCACCTCTATCGGTTAGATTCACTGATACCTCCGCAGCCTCGGCAAATGTCGTGCAGAGAATATGGAACTTTGGAGACGGATACACAAATACTACAGGATCAACAGCGGTGGATGTCTACCACCAGTACAATACCACAGGAACGTACCAGGCAACCCTGACCTTGTATTCCTACACGGGCTCATCAATGTCAAGCCCGTCCTCGATCACTGTCTGCAATCCGTATATCTCTGCTAACTTCACCCTTCCGGCGTTCAACAACTCACAGACCCCGATAGATGTACCCTGGAAGACCGGAGTCTCGTTCACTCCAAATGTCACCAATTATACACCAGCATCATACCAGTGGAACTTTGGTGACGGGACAGTGAACTCAACAGACAAGAATCCGACCCATCAGTTTGCATCGGTTGGTACCTATACCGTGACGATGACCCCATTGACTGGGACATGCTGTAATTATACTTCAGCGCAGCGGGCAGTGCGGGTTATGGCGCCGCCATACGCCAGTTTTGTTAATGATACAGCAACTCCCCGGCTTGAATTATGTCCCACACAGTCAGTATCGTTTATTGATACCTCTACGGGCTCATCCCTCAACAGCAGTGCTACTGCATGGGAATGGGACTTTGGTGATAACAGTGCCAAGGTAACAACCCAGAATGTTAGCCATGCCTACAACATCGGAGGAAATTTTACAGTTACTTTGAAAGCCTCCAATATTGCAGGAAGCAGTACGGCTACAAAGACGAATTATGTAAGTGTTTATGGGGATGCAGTCGCAGGATTTGAGGCAGCGCCTGTCACCGGAGTTGCACCACTTACGGTCAGTTTCACAGATAAATCTACCGGAGTCCCATCATATTGGAACTGGGTATTTGAGGATGGTAACGCCAGTGCTGTGAGTACATTGAAAAATCCAAATTATACGTATTGGAGTCCTGGTGTATATTCGGTTAATCTAACGGTTGGGAATAAATGTGGTGGTAGCAGTTTTGCCAGGCTTCAGGATTACATCACAGTAAATGGTAACATCAGCCCGACGCTACTCTTCAACGGAACAGCCCCTGCATTATATACGAAGTATAACGGCACGGTTCCACTCACTGCTTTCCTCCAGGGGGGCACCTCAACCTCTAACCTGATCGATCAGGCCTGGTGGGACTTTGGTGACGGGAACCAGACTACTCAGACCCGTGATTCGGCATGGCCCACAGACAACACCTGGGTAAACCAGACTCACCTCTACAGTGTAATCGGTGACTTCACACCGGTGCTGAAAGTTGCAAATAATACATGGGCCGGTAACTCTTCGACCGGTATGATGTACAACAAATCAATTGGCGTTTATGGGCCAATGTCTGTTAGTTTCACTGCAACACCGGCGACTGGAGTTGTTACACAACCGATACAGTTCAATGACACAAGCACAGGCAGCCCGACTGAATGGCACTGGCTGTTTGGGGACGGAAGCGAGACAAATGTTTCCGGAACTCCGACACACTCATTCACAACCCCTGGTTCATATCCGGTACTGCTTGAGATCTGGAACAAGTATGGCAAATATGGTGGATGGACAAACCGGACAGTTCAGATCAGTGCAGCAAGCACTTCTGGTGAGGTTGTGTTCAATCCTTCAGTTGTGAACATGACAACTGGTTCAAATAACTGGAGAAAGGTGCAGGTCAGCCTGAGCCGGGCAGATTATGGCCTCTCCAGTTTCAAGATCAAACTGGATCTGAACAGCACAAATGCAACAAACTTCGGGCTTGTTGTTGATCGACCCTGGTGGATTGATGCAGACAAATGGTCGGTAACAGCAACTCCTGAAGGAAAGGCACAATACCTGACCCTCGCAGGGCTTGATACAACCGGCAGAATCGGATATGGCTCGCAAAATGTTTCTCTAGGCAACATCACGCTCTATGGATCTGCATCCGGTTTTGCAGTGATGAACCTGAACACGTCAGTCTCTACCGCTCAGTTCGGTTCATCTTTCATGGGATTGTCTTCACCTGGTGCACCGATCCGGGTGAGTTATGTCGGTGCTCTGACAGGCTATACAAACCCACCCAATGATCTCAAGCCTGACTCGACACATGACGGCTTGATTGATGACTTTGACGGGAATGGAGTGGTCAATTCGAATGATATAACGGTTTTCTTCCAACAGTGGTCAAAAGATTACCTGAACTCATATCCTGTTGCTCCGTTTGATTACAACTACAATGGAGTGGTTGATGGTAATGATATACAGAAATTCTTCGATGCCTACTCACATTGGTGA
- a CDS encoding PKD domain-containing protein, translating into MSNNSDKTWQRISLALVSLLLLLTLVSASSAVTLSAQNVTLAGTGSTGSSALVLDSVPSGLAGFKIDTSMIPAGVARPVSVTFPSVFTMKNSTTLPADQVRVVGVDLSGGIEAGATNVTLCTFTMQGVAAGTTSMALSIGELTDDNGSPISATLVNSTIIVGSATPTPTHSPTATPTVTSTPTATPTVTPTITCTPTPTPGIVDFTASPRSGSAPLTVGFTPLVNGSATGYIWSFGDGTSSDLQSPSHVYAVGTYQVSLTVTFTGGATASSTKSGYITVSGSGPTPTPTGTATPTPTPTPVPLVANFSASPMTGVPPLSVQFVDRSEGTPKKWRWNFGDGVYSTVMNPLHVYGGIGRYTVTLEVENNDNTAIVRKTSFIATKTK; encoded by the coding sequence ATGAGCAATAACAGTGACAAAACATGGCAGAGGATCAGTCTTGCTCTGGTCTCTCTTCTGCTTCTCTTAACTCTCGTCTCTGCATCTTCTGCCGTAACGCTCTCGGCCCAGAATGTAACACTTGCAGGTACAGGAAGTACCGGTTCATCTGCCCTGGTCCTGGATTCAGTGCCAAGTGGGCTTGCGGGTTTTAAAATTGACACCTCGATGATTCCTGCCGGAGTCGCAAGACCGGTATCTGTTACATTCCCTTCTGTGTTCACCATGAAGAACAGCACAACCCTTCCTGCTGATCAGGTACGGGTTGTAGGAGTTGATCTCTCGGGTGGGATAGAGGCTGGTGCAACAAATGTAACGCTCTGCACGTTTACCATGCAGGGAGTTGCCGCCGGTACCACAAGTATGGCGTTATCCATCGGAGAACTCACAGATGATAACGGTTCCCCGATCAGCGCAACACTAGTCAATTCAACGATAATCGTCGGTTCAGCAACGCCTACCCCGACTCATTCACCTACCGCTACACCGACTGTGACATCAACTCCTACGGCCACCCCAACAGTAACACCGACTATCACCTGTACACCAACTCCTACGCCGGGGATTGTTGATTTCACAGCATCCCCGCGTTCAGGATCTGCACCACTCACTGTTGGTTTCACTCCCCTGGTTAACGGCTCTGCCACCGGGTATATCTGGTCGTTTGGGGATGGAACATCATCTGATCTCCAGAGCCCGTCTCATGTGTATGCAGTTGGAACCTATCAGGTATCATTAACTGTTACCTTTACCGGAGGTGCTACCGCATCATCTACAAAATCCGGATACATCACCGTAAGTGGGAGTGGACCAACTCCGACTCCAACCGGAACTGCAACCCCTACACCAACCCCGACTCCGGTTCCCCTTGTAGCAAACTTCTCTGCCTCTCCGATGACAGGTGTTCCACCATTGTCTGTTCAGTTCGTTGATCGCTCGGAAGGAACTCCAAAAAAGTGGCGATGGAACTTCGGTGATGGTGTGTATTCCACCGTGATGAACCCTCTGCATGTATATGGGGGAATCGGGCGGTATACCGTGACACTTGAGGTCGAGAACAACGATAATACTGCTATTGTCAGAAAAACTTCTTTTATTGCGACAAAAACAAAATAG